A genomic region of [Eubacterium] eligens ATCC 27750 contains the following coding sequences:
- the prmC gene encoding peptide chain release factor N(5)-glutamine methyltransferase, with translation MMTIRQAVNWGTQMLKDKGIDNAEHDSFELLSAINGMTRTFYLINGDSLLSEENFLMFEEYIEQRASHIPLQHILGKTWFYGYEYMVNSDVLIPRQDTEILVGEVIKVTRSGDYILDMCTGSGCIGITLAKKFPECRVLGVDVSEKALNVAQSNKHNLEAENIDFMRSDLFEELNHDITFNTIVSNPPYIPTKVIEGLQEEVRLHDPILALDGMEDGLMFYRKITAQAGDFLETDGYLCYEIGAEQAADVSDIMKKAGFKDITVVKDLAGFDRVVMGRK, from the coding sequence ATGATGACAATTAGACAGGCCGTAAACTGGGGAACACAGATGCTGAAAGATAAAGGAATTGACAATGCAGAGCATGACAGTTTTGAATTGTTATCCGCTATTAATGGCATGACAAGAACCTTTTATCTTATCAATGGTGACAGTTTATTGTCGGAAGAAAATTTTCTCATGTTTGAGGAATATATAGAACAGAGAGCTTCTCATATACCACTTCAGCATATCCTTGGAAAAACATGGTTTTATGGTTATGAATATATGGTTAACAGTGATGTCCTTATTCCAAGACAGGATACAGAGATTTTAGTTGGTGAAGTGATTAAGGTGACAAGAAGTGGAGATTATATTCTTGATATGTGTACCGGCTCAGGATGCATAGGAATTACACTTGCCAAGAAGTTTCCTGAATGCAGAGTGCTTGGAGTTGATGTCTCAGAAAAGGCACTAAATGTTGCACAGAGTAATAAACATAATCTTGAGGCTGAAAATATTGATTTTATGAGAAGTGATTTATTCGAAGAATTAAATCATGATATAACATTTAATACAATAGTTTCTAATCCTCCATATATACCAACTAAGGTTATTGAAGGACTTCAGGAGGAAGTCAGATTACATGATCCTATACTTGCACTTGATGGAATGGAAGATGGACTTATGTTTTATAGAAAAATAACTGCACAGGCGGGAGACTTCCTTGAAACTGATGGATATCTCTGTTATGAAATAGGAGCAGAGCAGGCGGCAGATGTTTCTGATATAATGAAAAAGGCTGGCTTTAAGGATATAACTGTCGTGAAAGATCTTGCTGGTTTTGACCGTGTTGTTATGGGAAGAAAGTAA
- a CDS encoding DUF1385 domain-containing protein produces the protein MKPSGIGGQAVIEGIMMRNKDKYSIAVRKPDNEIEVVVRESRLITEKHPWLNLPIIRGIVNFIDSLVTGISTINYSASFYDDPAEQEKTKLDEAGKNLLKDKFESVLMAVTVILSIFFAIGLFMVLPYLATKLVSKYIVSKTLLNFIEGIVRLLIFVIYISLISMMKDIKRTFMYHGAEHKCINCIENGARLTPENVRNSSRYHKRCGTSFLFFVMFISIIFFIFIRVDNTALQIVIRILLIPVIAGVSYEVIRWAGKNDNAFVRALSKPGMWFQKLTTREPDTDMIEVAIRAVEEVFDWKEFLAQYYAEAENPVEELVASEAELAISGSLIHGNEQTRTIDVEEQEEEKPVSEMTAEERYIQAGKEFGMDDTDRETFSSVYEVSDESESTIYDNSFDDSDSEEDSYGYGEDGHDAPSAIEGFEFMDTASYVIDNQSEAEEGEELSEEEVVAGFEFEAGQEPEEQYPEDVPMFKQKRLEDK, from the coding sequence ATGAAGCCATCAGGAATTGGGGGACAGGCTGTAATTGAAGGAATCATGATGCGCAATAAGGATAAATATTCTATTGCTGTCAGAAAACCTGATAATGAAATTGAGGTTGTCGTTAGAGAGAGCAGGCTTATAACAGAAAAGCATCCATGGCTTAATCTTCCGATAATAAGAGGAATTGTTAATTTTATTGATTCGCTGGTTACGGGAATTTCAACAATTAATTATTCTGCATCATTTTATGATGATCCTGCAGAGCAGGAGAAAACCAAGCTTGATGAAGCAGGCAAGAATCTCCTTAAAGATAAATTTGAGTCAGTGCTTATGGCTGTGACAGTTATTCTTTCTATATTTTTTGCAATAGGCTTGTTTATGGTGCTTCCGTATCTTGCAACTAAGCTGGTATCGAAATACATAGTTTCCAAGACACTGCTTAATTTTATTGAAGGAATTGTAAGACTGCTTATATTTGTTATATATATTTCTCTTATATCAATGATGAAGGATATAAAGAGAACTTTTATGTATCATGGTGCAGAGCACAAATGTATCAACTGTATAGAGAATGGTGCAAGACTTACACCTGAGAATGTCAGGAACAGTTCAAGATATCATAAAAGATGTGGAACAAGCTTTTTATTTTTTGTTATGTTTATAAGTATTATCTTTTTTATATTTATAAGGGTTGATAATACAGCATTACAGATTGTTATCAGAATCCTTCTTATTCCGGTCATTGCCGGAGTATCGTATGAGGTCATAAGATGGGCTGGAAAGAATGATAACGCATTTGTAAGAGCATTAAGCAAGCCGGGAATGTGGTTCCAGAAGCTTACTACAAGAGAACCTGATACGGATATGATAGAAGTTGCTATCAGGGCTGTTGAGGAAGTATTTGACTGGAAGGAATTCCTTGCACAGTATTATGCAGAAGCAGAGAATCCTGTTGAAGAACTTGTTGCTTCTGAGGCAGAACTGGCTATATCAGGAAGTCTTATTCATGGTAATGAACAGACAAGAACAATTGATGTAGAGGAACAGGAAGAAGAGAAACCTGTTAGTGAGATGACTGCTGAGGAAAGATATATCCAGGCTGGAAAAGAGTTTGGAATGGATGATACTGACAGAGAGACTTTCTCTTCTGTATATGAAGTAAGTGATGAGTCAGAAAGTACTATCTATGATAATTCATTTGATGATAGTGATTCAGAAGAAGATTCATATGGATATGGTGAAGATGGACATGATGCTCCATCAGCTATAGAGGGATTTGAATTCATGGATACAGCTTCTTATGTTATAGATAACCAGTCTGAAGCTGAAGAAGGAGAAGAATTATCTGAAGAAGAAGTTGTTGCAGGATTTGAGTTTGAAGCTGGACAGGAACCGGAAGAGCAATATCCGGAAGATGTTCCTATGTTTAAACAGAAAAGGCTGGAAGATAAGTAG
- the rpmE gene encoding 50S ribosomal protein L31 → MREGIHPDYYQAKVVCNCGNEFVTGSTKEEIHVEICSKCHPFYTGQQKASSTRGRIDKFNKKYGVSNN, encoded by the coding sequence ATGAGAGAAGGAATCCATCCAGATTACTATCAGGCAAAGGTTGTTTGTAACTGCGGTAACGAATTTGTAACAGGTTCAACTAAGGAAGAAATCCACGTAGAAATCTGTTCAAAGTGCCATCCATTCTACACAGGACAGCAGAAGGCATCATCAACTCGTGGAAGAATTGATAAGTTCAACAAGAAGTATGGTGTATCAAACAATTAA
- the rho gene encoding transcription termination factor Rho: MKAKLETLSVSVLREFAKDKNIKNISTMRKSELIEAIIAAAEGEEKNEPAEVASVVAEDEADGQNNHKTSEYSHQKSEQYVKEEHKDNYHAQSHKGSEQSKQEQDMPMADGILEVLSEGYGFIRCENFLPGENDVYVSPSQIRKFNLKTGDIIQGPKRMKTSGEKFSALMYLESVNGKDPSVAQKRPAFESLTPIFPNERIHLEKNSSTVAMRMVDLISPIGKGQRGMIVSQPKSGKTTLLKQIANAVTKNNPEMHLMILLIDERPEEVTDIKESIVGDNVEVIYSTFDELPERHKRVSEMVIERAKRLVEQKTDVIILLDSITRLARAYNLTVQASGRTLSGGLDPAALHMPKRFFGAARNMREGGSLTILATALVETGSKMDDVVFEEFKGTGNMELVLDRKLSEKRVFPAIDIAKSSTRREDLLLNKEEQEAVDIMRKALNGLKTDEAAERILDLFVKTKNNEELVRTVIKNHYI; this comes from the coding sequence ATGAAGGCAAAGTTAGAAACATTGTCAGTTAGTGTATTGCGTGAATTTGCAAAGGATAAGAATATTAAGAATATCTCGACAATGAGAAAGAGTGAACTTATAGAGGCAATTATCGCAGCGGCAGAAGGCGAGGAAAAGAACGAGCCGGCTGAAGTTGCAAGTGTTGTTGCAGAAGATGAAGCTGACGGACAGAACAATCATAAGACATCAGAATATTCACATCAGAAGTCTGAACAGTATGTTAAAGAAGAACATAAAGATAATTATCATGCACAGTCACATAAGGGGTCGGAGCAGTCAAAGCAGGAACAGGATATGCCTATGGCAGATGGTATTCTTGAAGTTTTGTCAGAAGGATATGGATTTATAAGATGTGAGAATTTTCTTCCCGGAGAGAATGATGTATATGTTTCTCCGTCACAGATAAGAAAGTTTAATTTAAAGACAGGTGATATTATTCAGGGACCTAAGAGAATGAAAACATCGGGTGAAAAGTTTTCGGCACTTATGTATCTGGAAAGCGTTAATGGTAAGGATCCTTCTGTTGCACAGAAAAGACCGGCATTTGAAAGCCTTACGCCAATTTTCCCTAATGAAAGAATTCATCTTGAAAAGAATTCAAGTACAGTGGCAATGAGAATGGTTGACCTTATATCTCCTATAGGAAAAGGACAGCGAGGCATGATTGTTTCGCAGCCTAAGTCGGGTAAGACAACACTTCTTAAGCAGATTGCCAATGCAGTAACTAAGAATAACCCAGAGATGCATCTTATGATTCTTCTTATTGACGAACGACCAGAGGAAGTAACAGATATCAAAGAGTCAATAGTTGGAGATAATGTAGAAGTTATATATTCAACATTTGACGAGTTGCCAGAAAGACATAAGAGAGTATCAGAGATGGTTATTGAAAGAGCTAAGAGACTTGTTGAGCAGAAGACAGATGTTATAATACTTCTTGATAGTATTACAAGACTTGCAAGGGCATATAACCTTACAGTTCAGGCAAGTGGACGAACTCTTTCCGGAGGTCTTGATCCGGCAGCACTCCACATGCCTAAGAGATTCTTTGGTGCGGCAAGAAATATGCGTGAGGGTGGAAGTCTTACAATTTTGGCAACAGCACTTGTTGAGACTGGAAGCAAGATGGATGATGTTGTATTCGAGGAGTTTAAGGGTACGGGTAATATGGAACTTGTCCTTGATAGAAAATTGTCAGAAAAGAGAGTATTTCCAGCTATTGATATAGCAAAGTCAAGTACAAGACGCGAAGATTTACTGCTTAACAAAGAAGAACAGGAAGCTGTTGATATTATGAGAAAGGCACTTAACGGTTTAAAGACGGATGAGGCAGCAGAGAGAATTCTTGACCTTTTTGTTAAAACCAAGAATAATGAAGAACTTGTAAGAACAGTAATTAAGAATCATTATATTTAA